A region of the Salvia splendens isolate huo1 chromosome 11, SspV2, whole genome shotgun sequence genome:
TGGTACGCCTCATATGCAGAGACGGAAAGTTCTCTCTTGCACTGAGCTTGAAAGAGCTTATGCTTCGAGTAACTTGCATCCCAGAGCTCGTGCTGTATAATATTCTGATATTTCACATTTCATCGAGGCGGAAGACATTGGATACAGTGATTGGTGCTCTTCAAAACAGAGGACTACAATTTGATGATGTTACTTTCAATTTTGTCATTCGAGGACTCCTGTTGCATAAAGATGTATCACACGCTCTTCACTACCTGACAACTATGATGAGAAAAGATCTGAAGCCAACTAATCGTACGCTACGAGGAGTTATCAATTCTCTCTGCCATGAAGGAGAACTTGAGCCAGCCTTGAATTTGAGTCGAGAAATGGAATTGAGAGGTTGGATCCATGGTTCGGCCATTCAGAACGATATTGTTGAGGCACTTCTCAGTAAGGGTCGACTTCATGAAGCAGTAGGATTTCTTGACAGAATGGTGTTGAAAGGTTTGACACCGAACCACATCAAGTATGATAGTTTAATCAAACAATTTTCCCAGTATGGCCGTGTGGATAAAGCAGTCAACCTTTTGAACGTTATGCTGCAGAAAGGAAGCCATCCGGAGGCCACCAGCTACGACTGCCTCATTCAAGGTTTCTGCAATGGCCAAAAGTTGGATGTTGCTCTGGATTTTCATAAGGAGATGCTGTGTAGGGACTTAAAAAACCGAGTATGATTACTTGGGACACTCTTATTAGTGCATTGAGTGCAGGCGGTCGAGTGGTGGAAGCAGAAGATCTGCTTAAATCCATGATCCAGTTAGGTGAAACTCCACAGCGTGAGGCGTTCAACTGCGTGATTAATAGATACCGGTCAGAGAAAGAACATTAGCAAGACGTCGGAGCTCTTGAAAGTGATGCAGCAGAAGGGTTATGAGCCAGACTTTGACACACATTGGTCTCTGATAAGCAACTTGAGCCATTCTACTAAGAAAAATGGGGGCAGTTTCCTGTTGAATCTTCTGTCCGGTTTCAGCTCTGCAGGGAAGAACAACTCCAGAACTGGCTGATGTAAGGTTATATCAGTTTAGTTTCTCCAGTTGTTAGTGATTTCACATCCGTATAAATTTAATGTTAAATTTTGCATGCCATATCCAATTAAAATTGTTGTTTCCCCCTTAAAAACTTGGTTTTTGTGTTTAAATCGGAGTACGGAAGCTTGGAAAGATGAGAGAGCTAACTTTTAGGAGCAATGTTTCACTGCTAGAAAGAAGGTGGTGTACTATGAATGTGTAGTGACGAATACAACACATTGATAAGATGAATATTGCACTTGACCTTAAAGAGAGAGTTTTAGTCATGAGGATGAACATGTAATTCTTGAATGCGCTCCGATTGGTTTCTTCCACTATATAGAGATTGTTCAGTGCATTAACTTCACTTCAGTATTCTGACTGATGATGCTACTTTTGATGAAGCATACAAGACAAATGTGGCGTGCAACGAAAACCTAGCTAAACTTCAAGCTGGCTATCTCTTTCTCGAGGTCTATTTCAGGACTATTGTTTCTAATTGTGTTTGATAattcttgttttatttaatgCACGTGTAGTTGATTAGAATCTCATTATGTATATGATTTGTTAGATAGAAAGATGGAGAAATGCACACATTGCTAAAATGCAGATGCTAAAGTTATCAGCCTTGGAATTGGTGACACAACTGAGCCAATTTCAGAAGTCATTACTTCTGCCATGTCAAAGGTATTGTTTTCTGAGCCTCTGCAATAATTATTTATAGATTCTTTGTCAAATGATACATTCAGTAAGTTGAAGTGTAGAGAGAGATAAAATTATTAGTGATTAAAGTGTTGATTTTTATCAAAAAGAGGAAATGGCTCGGGATGCCACGAAAATGAATAtcgtgggatggagggagtacaatattttGCCCTTATGTATGTATCTATATTTCTTGAGGAAAACTGAAAATGGGATATTGGCATGTTTGGTTATATAGGTGAGAGGGTTTCTGGGGCAGGGGAAGCTGGAGAGTGCTCTGGAAGGTATGGATCTTGTGATCATACTTGCTGGAGTTCCGAGGAAGCCGGGGATGACAAGAGACGATCTGTTCAATATCAATGCCGGCATGGTTAGGAACACTGCCACTTGCATTTCCTAGAGCTGCCCTAACGCGCTCATTAACTTGATCAGCCACCCAGTGAACTCCACTGTCCCCATTGCAGCTGAGGTATTCAAGAATGCTAGCATCTATGACCCCAGAAAGCTCTTGGGAGTCACCATGCTTGATGTTGTTCGTGCCAACACGTTCGTGGTGCTGTGCTTTTAGCCTTGAATCGTTCATTCGAGACTCAGTTCAAGAGTTTAGCTTCATGGTTAGGATATAGTTTCAACTGAgctgatgtatgttcttttaCTAAAATGGATTTTAGGCTGAATTTTGGGACTTGATCCTAGAGAGGTTAGTGTTCCTGTTGTTGGTGGGCATGCTGGAGCACAATTCTGCCCCTTCTCTCACAGGTAGTAAAGATTGAATTTTGCTGTTTCCATCTTCATGTTACTGAGAGAAGTTGTCTTGTAGGTGAAGCTTCCTTGCCCATTGACACCGGAGGAGACAAATTTCTTAACCAAGCGAATTCAAGATGGTGGGACCGAAGTGGTTCAGGCAAAAGCAGGTCCAGGCTCAGCAACTCTATCAATGGTAATAATGATTTTAGTTCAATGTTGTAAGACAAGAAGGTTGAGTTGAATCTGTAGGCATATGCTGCAGTGAAATTCGCAGACGCATGCCTTCACGGTCTAAGAGAGGATGCCGGCATTTTTGAGTGTGCTTTTGTGGCTTCACAGGTACCTCTACCTGAGCTTCATGAAATCCCACCTTCGTGTCTCCCTGAATGATCAGTTTGCAGGTAACGAACCTCCTGTTCTTCGCAATCAAGGAGGCTTGGGCGCGGAGGAGCTGAGAAGGTTTACCATCTAGGGCAATTGGATGAGTACGAGAAGTATGGAATGTTTGTGACATGAAAAGTTGCTTGGTGAAAACCTCAATTCACTGGTAGGTGGATGGATATGGACAAGATTGGATTGGGGAAAGCAAAAGAACTTGCATTAAGCATTCAAAAGGGAGTTTCCTTCAAGAAATGAAAATGGAGATGGCATCAAGAATCCCTTTTTAAGATGTATTTTGTGTCATACAATAAAAAAACTGCTAATTCGTACAAAGATATCGAGCCCTGCCCTACCAGCAACGGTCGGGATCATTCAATACAATAGTATGAACACGAACACGCAACAAAGGCAAACCCATGAAAAAGAGACACTATATTGCCTAAACTACTTATAAAAAGGAACAAACAAGAAtctttacaatatttacaatttcCTCATCCTCCACAATAGCTCACAACATAAATGGATTTGGAGGGTGATGAACAACAGGCATCTTTGACATAGTAACGTTGCCCAAGAGCGCGCTCTGTGCCACGGAATCCTCTGCTATCACGGGATTGACCTGCGCCACCCTCTCCGGGACAATCCTGTCCCCATCAACCTTACCCAGCACTTCAAAATGCATCCTCATAGTTGACGGCTTCGTCCTCCATTCAGGCATGCCAACCACATCGCCCTCTCTCAGCCTCTTCTCGACCCCAAAACCAATCTTCACGAAAGTCTGAGCTGACACATCCGCTTTCAACACCTTGAAAGACCCCTCCTTGCCCCCTCTAGGACCCAACACAGAGGACAGCAGTGCCTCAAAGCCAAGCAAGTTGGGGTTTGAGCCATTGAGGGAGACAACAGGCCAAAGTGTGCTAAAATAGTCCGGTGCAAGAAGGGCCGTGGCTTCTCCTCCTTGGAGGTAACGGGAGATATAGCATCACTTCCCCTGGCCTGGTTCTTGGAAGTAGAGGACAGCTCCACTAGGCCAGGCGCAAGGCGCTTGAGCTTGAGGCGGCTGCTGGAGGAGGGAAGGTGACGGGGCAGGGGACGTGAGCGATGTCGGGCCAACTATACGAAGGGAAAGGACAGGAGCATCGTTGGAGCGAGCAACATCTTGGAGACGCTCAGCCAGAGATATGAGGCCTGAGGCAAAGCCATTGTCTGTGATGTTGAGAGGAAGTGGAAGCTCAACTGGATGGCGCAAGCTAACTGATCTAGCCCCTTTAACAGTGACAACAGCGCCATCTGCTAGGATCACCTTCTTTAGCACACCAGCATCCACATCGTGCTGAACGAAAACCGAGCAAAATCAGCAACCAACTAAAGATATAAAAAAAGGGAAATATCAACAATGGTAAATTTCTATTACAGGCAAGGATATCCTCATGTTTTCGGCATCCTGAATCCACAGTTCCATCGGCCCGGCCAACTGAAACGGAGCGAGCacgggcatctgatcgtctacTTTCTGTCTCTCAGACAACACAATTTCCTCGCCCGGCCTAGCCCGATTCTCCACTTGGAAAAGGGGCAAATCCACATATTCCCATCGGTTCACATCCTCCAGAAGCTTCAAGGGAATAACTTTATTTTCAATCTCCACATCGAATTCGTATGCTACTGATCTCCCCACAAGCGCATCCCTTAAATCGAAGCCTGATACCTTGAAATCGTCAGCTTGGAGCCCTAATCCCTTCACAATAGCTTCTCTCAATCCTATAACAAAAACCACATGACGTTGATCAATTTAATCTTATTAAAAAGAACCCTAGATTGATTAAGACCTCGATTCATAAATCAAAGGCATCCTAAGACAGACAGCTCACAGAAACACAAAAACGCACCCTATACAAACCAAAGTAAATGGAATCAAAACTCACGGAAATGGCTTTCGG
Encoded here:
- the LOC121756277 gene encoding malate dehydrogenase, glyoxysomal-like isoform X1; its protein translation is MLDVVRANTFVAEFWDLILERLVFLLLVGMLEHNSAPSLTGEASLPIDTGGDKFLNQANSRWWDRSGSGKSRSRLSNSINVKFADACLHGLREDAGIFECAFVASQFAGNEPPVLRNQGGLGAEELRRFTI
- the LOC121756277 gene encoding malate dehydrogenase, glyoxysomal-like isoform X2, whose product is MLDVVRANTFVAEFWDLILERLVFLLLVGMLEHNSAPSLTGEASLPIDTGGDKFLNQANSRWWDRSGSGKSRSRLSNSINVKFADACLHGLREDAGIFECAFVASQVTNLLFFAIKEAWARRS
- the LOC121756277 gene encoding malate dehydrogenase, glyoxysomal-like isoform X3, whose translation is MLEHNSAPSLTGEASLPIDTGGDKFLNQANSRWWDRSGSGKSRSRLSNSINVKFADACLHGLREDAGIFECAFVASQFAGNEPPVLRNQGGLGAEELRRFTI